From a single Arachnia propionica genomic region:
- a CDS encoding holo-ACP synthase: MIVGIGTDLCVVERFEAMLRRRPGVAERLLTPEERALPVQSQAARFAAKEALAKALGSPGGMSWLDAEVVRSEAGEPSFVVTGTVAERLAELGVARIHLSVSHDGGFASATVVCEA, encoded by the coding sequence ATGATCGTCGGCATCGGCACGGACCTGTGCGTCGTCGAGCGGTTCGAGGCGATGCTGAGGCGTCGCCCCGGGGTTGCTGAGCGCCTCCTGACACCTGAGGAACGTGCGCTTCCTGTGCAGTCGCAGGCCGCACGGTTCGCGGCGAAGGAGGCCCTCGCCAAGGCGCTCGGCAGTCCCGGAGGCATGAGCTGGCTGGACGCGGAGGTGGTCAGGTCCGAGGCCGGGGAGCCGTCGTTCGTGGTGACCGGAACTGTTGCCGAGCGACTCGCGGAACTGGGGGTCGCCCGAATCCACCTCAGTGTCTCCCATGACGGTGGATTCGCAAGCGCCACGGTGGTGTGCGAGGCGTGA
- the glmS gene encoding glutamine--fructose-6-phosphate transaminase (isomerizing) yields the protein MCGIVGYLGSRDGRQIVIDGLRRLEYRGYDSAGIAVVADGELYTRKKAGKIANLAAAIEADPLPESGTAIGHTRWATHGAPIDANSHPHVAGRIAIVHNGIIENHAALREHLDVEFASETDSEVAAHLLAREVSAGADLVSAMRAVVTRLEGAFTLVAVDAADPDRIVAARRNSPLVVGIGDGEYFLASDVAAFIEHTRDAMELGQDQVVELTRDGVVVTNFDATPADTRRFHVDWDLSAAQKQGYDWFMRKEIFEQPRAVADTLLGRTNELGEIVLDEIRISPEELRSINKIVIVACGTAFYAGLVAKYAIEHWTRVPCEVELASEFRYRDPIIDPTTLVVTISQSGETADTLMAIRHAREQHAKVVAICNTNGATIPRESDAVIYTHAGPEIGVASTKGFTTQLIACYLLGLYLAQVRGTKYADEIGGVLKELERMPEELQELLDAQENVLNLAAELKDEPSILFLGRHVGYPVALEGALKLKELAYIHAEGFAAGELKHGPIALISEGLPMFVVVPPYSRDQLRDKVISNIAEVRARGARTIVLAEANDADARAHADHFIELPRVSTLLQPLPAIVPLQLFACEVATLRGHDVDQPRNLAKSVTVE from the coding sequence GTGTGTGGAATCGTTGGATACCTCGGAAGCCGCGATGGGCGGCAGATCGTCATCGACGGACTTCGTCGACTCGAATATCGCGGCTACGACTCGGCGGGCATCGCCGTCGTCGCTGACGGTGAACTGTACACCCGCAAGAAGGCGGGCAAGATTGCAAACCTGGCGGCTGCCATCGAGGCCGACCCGCTGCCGGAGTCGGGAACGGCCATCGGCCACACCCGCTGGGCCACCCACGGGGCGCCCATCGACGCGAACTCCCACCCGCACGTCGCGGGCCGGATCGCCATCGTGCACAACGGCATCATCGAGAATCACGCGGCGCTGAGGGAGCACCTGGACGTCGAGTTCGCCTCCGAGACCGACTCCGAGGTTGCGGCTCACCTGTTGGCCCGTGAGGTCTCCGCCGGCGCGGATCTGGTCTCTGCCATGCGGGCGGTCGTGACTCGCTTGGAGGGTGCGTTCACGCTGGTGGCGGTTGATGCCGCCGACCCCGACCGGATCGTCGCGGCCCGCCGCAACTCCCCGCTCGTGGTGGGTATCGGCGACGGCGAGTACTTCCTCGCTTCGGATGTCGCCGCCTTCATCGAACACACCCGCGACGCGATGGAGCTCGGGCAGGACCAGGTGGTCGAGCTGACCCGTGACGGCGTGGTCGTCACGAATTTCGACGCCACCCCCGCCGATACCCGCAGGTTCCACGTCGATTGGGATCTCAGCGCCGCCCAGAAGCAGGGCTACGACTGGTTCATGCGCAAGGAGATCTTCGAGCAGCCTCGTGCGGTGGCCGACACCCTGCTCGGACGCACCAACGAGCTCGGCGAGATCGTCCTCGATGAGATCCGCATCAGCCCTGAGGAGCTGAGGAGCATCAACAAGATCGTCATCGTGGCCTGCGGTACCGCTTTCTACGCAGGCCTGGTGGCGAAGTACGCCATCGAGCACTGGACTCGCGTCCCCTGCGAGGTGGAACTGGCCAGCGAGTTCCGCTACCGCGACCCCATCATCGACCCCACCACCCTGGTGGTGACCATTTCCCAGTCCGGAGAGACCGCCGACACCCTCATGGCGATCCGGCACGCCCGCGAGCAGCACGCGAAGGTGGTCGCGATCTGCAACACCAACGGCGCGACCATCCCGCGCGAGTCCGACGCGGTCATCTACACCCATGCCGGACCGGAGATCGGGGTGGCTTCCACCAAGGGTTTCACCACCCAGCTCATCGCCTGCTATCTCCTCGGTCTCTACCTGGCGCAGGTGCGGGGCACGAAGTACGCCGACGAGATCGGCGGGGTGTTGAAGGAGCTGGAGCGGATGCCCGAGGAGCTGCAGGAGCTCCTGGACGCCCAGGAAAACGTCCTCAACCTGGCGGCCGAGCTGAAGGATGAGCCCTCGATCCTGTTCCTGGGACGCCATGTCGGCTATCCCGTCGCCCTTGAGGGTGCCCTGAAGCTCAAGGAGCTGGCCTACATCCACGCCGAAGGCTTCGCTGCTGGCGAGTTGAAGCACGGCCCGATCGCCCTGATCAGCGAGGGCCTGCCGATGTTTGTGGTGGTGCCCCCGTACAGCCGGGACCAGCTGCGTGACAAGGTGATCTCCAACATCGCGGAGGTGCGCGCCCGGGGTGCCCGTACCATCGTGCTGGCGGAGGCCAACGACGCCGATGCCCGCGCTCACGCCGATCACTTCATCGAACTGCCGCGGGTGTCCACGCTGCTGCAGCCGCTGCCCGCCATCGTGCCGCTGCAGCTGTTCGCCTGTGAGGTCGCTACCCTCCGCGGCCACGACGTCGATCAGCCCCGTAACCTGGCCAAGTCGGTGACGGTGGAGTAA
- a CDS encoding NAD(P)H-hydrate dehydratase, whose translation MTDVVTTGEIAAWWPVPGAASHKYTRGVVGIDAGSRQYPGAALLAIAGALGAGPGMVRYLGSAPRDLVVGRFPSVVLADGQVQAVVVGSGWGALDDAAARFREALERRVSLVIDADALRQLPTDLPAETLLTPHAGELARLLGVERGEIEADPVAAAVLAAGRFGATVLLKGAIQPVASPDGSVRLALPGPAWTAQAGSGDVLAGACGTLLAAGLPAGRAGLMAASLQALTASRFPGPYPPDVQALRFPEVLCGLLAPDRQ comes from the coding sequence GTGACCGATGTCGTGACGACTGGGGAGATCGCGGCCTGGTGGCCGGTTCCGGGAGCTGCGAGCCACAAGTACACGCGCGGTGTGGTCGGAATCGACGCCGGTTCCCGGCAGTACCCGGGAGCTGCTCTGCTGGCGATCGCAGGTGCGCTCGGTGCCGGGCCCGGGATGGTGCGCTATCTCGGCTCCGCTCCCCGTGATCTCGTGGTGGGGCGTTTCCCGAGCGTCGTGCTCGCCGACGGGCAGGTCCAGGCCGTGGTCGTCGGATCGGGCTGGGGAGCTCTGGACGACGCCGCGGCCCGTTTCCGGGAGGCGCTGGAACGACGGGTGTCGCTGGTGATCGACGCGGACGCGCTCAGGCAGCTGCCCACCGACCTGCCCGCCGAGACCCTCCTGACTCCCCACGCGGGTGAACTGGCCCGGCTCCTCGGAGTGGAGCGCGGCGAGATCGAGGCCGACCCGGTGGCCGCCGCGGTCCTCGCCGCCGGACGATTCGGCGCGACGGTGCTCCTCAAAGGGGCCATCCAGCCGGTGGCCTCGCCCGACGGTTCCGTGCGACTGGCGCTGCCCGGCCCCGCATGGACGGCCCAGGCCGGTTCCGGCGACGTGCTGGCCGGGGCCTGCGGCACCCTCCTGGCTGCAGGCCTGCCCGCTGGGCGGGCAGGCCTGATGGCCGCCAGCCTCCAGGCGCTCACCGCGTCGCGTTTCCCCGGACCGTACCCGCCCGATGTGCAAGCGTTGCGTTTCCCCGAGGTGCTCTGTGGGCTATTGGCTCCCGATCGGCAATGA